A genomic region of Chitinimonas arctica contains the following coding sequences:
- a CDS encoding helix-turn-helix transcriptional regulator has protein sequence MSELARRLTVEFEDRDYAHAYLEQFANMAIAAQIKALREQRGLTQAQLADLTGMKLAQISALEDVDYDAWTIRTLRKLAHAFDAHLAFSFKPFSKGILDVVNFSESRLEVQDRSEDMTSAAVRELRLSEKGASDEEQALDDLQALLSCRMSEVLRGDVVDRSITDVADQILASSGSARPGYMP, from the coding sequence ATGAGTGAGTTGGCTAGGCGACTTACCGTCGAATTCGAGGACAGAGACTATGCGCACGCCTACTTGGAGCAGTTCGCCAATATGGCCATTGCCGCGCAAATCAAGGCGCTAAGGGAGCAGCGTGGGCTGACGCAGGCGCAGCTGGCTGACCTGACTGGGATGAAGCTGGCGCAGATCAGCGCATTGGAAGATGTGGACTATGACGCTTGGACAATAAGGACCCTGCGGAAGCTTGCACACGCCTTTGATGCCCACCTAGCCTTTTCCTTCAAGCCTTTCAGCAAAGGCATTCTGGACGTTGTGAATTTTAGCGAATCCCGGCTTGAGGTGCAGGACCGCAGCGAGGATATGACCTCTGCGGCAGTGCGAGAGTTGCGACTTTCCGAAAAGGGAGCCTCCGATGAGGAGCAAGCTCTCGACGACTTGCAGGCCCTGCTGTCGTGCCGCATGTCCGAGGTCCTACGCGGGGACGTGGTTGACCGCAGCATCACGGATGTGGCTGACCAAATTTTGGCATCGAGCGGGTCTGCGCGACCAGGCTATATGCCCTAA
- a CDS encoding cysteine hydrolase family protein, which produces MSQTLLVIDVQESFRHTLYWQTDDLARYLAAQNRLIAGAREAGVPVVRIFHVDADGPFSHDSGLIVPLAGSDTHADHTVQKHVHSAMVDTGLPEWLRARGIERLIISGIRTEQCCETTTRHASDIGFQIDYVSEATLTFPMRHANGRVFSTAEIRERTELVLAGRFARICTVDSVLDTLSVTA; this is translated from the coding sequence ATGTCCCAAACCCTCCTGGTCATCGATGTACAGGAATCATTCCGCCACACGCTTTACTGGCAGACCGACGATCTCGCCCGCTACCTGGCCGCGCAGAATCGCCTGATTGCCGGCGCCCGCGAGGCCGGCGTACCCGTGGTACGGATATTCCATGTCGATGCCGACGGCCCCTTCTCGCACGATTCCGGCCTGATCGTCCCGCTGGCCGGCAGCGACACCCATGCCGACCACACCGTCCAAAAGCATGTGCACAGCGCGATGGTCGATACCGGCCTGCCGGAATGGTTGCGGGCACGCGGCATCGAGCGGCTGATCATCTCGGGGATCCGCACCGAACAGTGCTGCGAGACCACCACCCGGCATGCTTCGGATATCGGCTTTCAAATCGATTACGTCAGCGAAGCGACCCTGACCTTTCCCATGCGCCATGCCAACGGCCGCGTTTTCTCCACGGCCGAGATCCGTGAAAGGACCGAACTGGTATTGGCCGGCCGATTTGCCCGCATCTGCACGGTGGATTCGGTACTCGACACTTTGAGCGTGACTGCCTGA
- a CDS encoding DUF1272 domain-containing protein has translation MLTMRPGCERCDKDLPADQAGAYSCSFECTYCADCAVTLLQQICPTCGGELLPRPRRPTHKLGKYPASTERIYRPLVASDAG, from the coding sequence ATGCTGACCATGCGTCCCGGCTGTGAACGTTGCGACAAGGACCTGCCCGCCGACCAGGCAGGCGCCTATAGCTGCAGTTTCGAATGTACCTACTGCGCCGACTGTGCCGTCACCCTTTTGCAGCAGATCTGCCCCACCTGCGGCGGCGAACTGCTGCCCCGGCCTCGCCGTCCCACCCATAAGCTGGGCAAATACCCGGCCAGCACCGAGCGCATCTATCGGCCATTGGTCGCTAGCGATGCCGGCTGA
- a CDS encoding GlxA family transcriptional regulator produces the protein MPAERTAAPLPVYFLLLPGFLLLDFAGPAEALRIAQRLGVPFELRCIGPDAMPVSSLGVPVAGVAPLPDSLPAGCWLFIPGLLSKTLVERRADTLAAVKWLKRVWRPDIQLATICSAAVLAGEAGLLDGRSCTTHHTLTETLRQCAPRAKVADNRVFVIDGNIASSAGVTTGIDLTLALIGQLAGPKLALDVAREMVVWLRRDSETPQLSPFLSHRNHLHPAVHRVQDAIAAEPARDWSRDSLAALACVSPRHLDRLFKLHTGLAPLDYRQQIQLAQAEPLLARLDWSLERIAEAAGFGSARDLRRVWLKQRGTPLKRKAAPA, from the coding sequence ATGCCGGCTGAGCGGACCGCCGCGCCGCTGCCGGTGTATTTCCTGCTTTTGCCCGGCTTCCTGCTGCTGGATTTCGCCGGCCCGGCCGAGGCGCTGCGCATCGCCCAGCGTCTCGGCGTACCGTTCGAGCTACGCTGTATCGGGCCGGATGCCATGCCGGTCAGCTCGCTGGGGGTGCCGGTCGCCGGCGTGGCGCCGCTGCCGGACAGCTTGCCGGCGGGATGCTGGCTGTTTATCCCCGGCTTGTTGAGCAAGACATTGGTGGAACGGCGTGCCGACACGCTGGCAGCCGTCAAATGGCTGAAGCGGGTCTGGCGGCCGGATATCCAGCTGGCCACGATCTGCTCGGCCGCCGTGCTGGCCGGCGAAGCGGGCTTGCTGGACGGCCGCAGTTGCACGACCCACCACACTTTGACCGAGACCTTGCGGCAGTGCGCACCCCGGGCCAAGGTGGCCGACAACCGGGTATTCGTCATCGACGGCAATATCGCCAGCTCGGCCGGCGTGACCACGGGCATCGACCTGACCCTGGCGCTGATCGGCCAATTGGCCGGTCCCAAGCTGGCGCTGGATGTGGCCCGCGAGATGGTGGTCTGGCTCAGGCGCGATAGCGAGACCCCTCAGCTATCGCCCTTTCTTAGCCATCGCAATCATCTGCACCCTGCCGTTCACCGGGTACAGGATGCCATCGCCGCCGAACCGGCCCGCGACTGGTCGCGCGATAGCCTGGCCGCGCTGGCCTGCGTCAGCCCCCGGCACCTGGATCGCCTGTTCAAGCTGCATACCGGCCTGGCGCCGCTGGATTACCGCCAGCAAATCCAGCTGGCCCAGGCGGAACCCCTGCTGGCACGGCTTGACTGGTCGCTGGAGCGTATCGCCGAGGCGGCCGGCTTCGGCTCGGCGCGCGATCTGCGCCGCGTCTGGTTGAAGCAACGGGGGACGCCGCTCAAGCGTAAGGCCGCGCCGGCGTGA
- a CDS encoding glycosyltransferase produces the protein MRVLMVSDVYFPRVNGVSTSIQTFRRELAGQGVQVDLIAPDYPDGGGTHGEPDDENRRLFRIPSRYLAFDPEDRMMRRGLIARLLPQLRERDYALVHIQTPFVAHYAGLALARELAIPAISTYHTFFEEYLHHYARLLPAGLTRAFARRFSRGQCNATAGVIAPSSAMYDALRGYGVNVPIEVIPTGIPLDQFAGGDGTAFRQRHGIAAQREVALFVGRVAHEKHIDLLLRVSAVIRLIRPDFLLLIAGEGPALGALRTMAVEMKLEEHVQFVGYLARDGELLDCYRAADVFVFGSTTETQGLVLLEAMAMGLPVVAIPAMGARDILAAEEGCLCARDDAEDFAEKLLRLLQQPALRQAMGSQARSFAQSWSAPVMAERLAGFYQRVLLGAPVADTGTVPEAVARR, from the coding sequence ATGCGCGTACTGATGGTCTCGGATGTCTATTTCCCCCGCGTCAACGGGGTGTCCACCTCGATCCAGACCTTTCGGCGCGAGCTGGCGGGGCAGGGCGTCCAGGTGGACCTGATCGCGCCGGACTATCCGGACGGCGGTGGGACGCACGGCGAACCGGACGACGAGAACAGGCGTTTATTCCGCATTCCCTCACGCTACCTGGCCTTCGATCCGGAAGACAGAATGATGCGGCGAGGCTTGATCGCCCGCCTGCTGCCGCAATTGCGCGAGCGTGACTACGCGCTGGTACATATCCAGACGCCTTTCGTCGCCCATTACGCCGGACTCGCCCTGGCGCGCGAACTGGCCATTCCGGCGATCAGCACCTATCACACCTTCTTCGAGGAATACCTGCACCACTATGCCCGGCTGTTGCCGGCCGGCCTGACGCGGGCTTTCGCGCGCCGTTTCTCGCGCGGGCAGTGCAATGCCACCGCCGGTGTCATCGCCCCCTCCAGCGCCATGTACGATGCCTTGCGCGGCTATGGCGTCAACGTGCCTATCGAAGTCATTCCGACCGGTATTCCGCTCGATCAGTTCGCCGGCGGCGATGGCACGGCCTTTCGGCAGCGCCATGGCATCGCCGCACAACGCGAAGTGGCGCTTTTCGTCGGCCGGGTCGCACATGAAAAGCATATCGATCTGCTGTTGCGGGTGAGCGCCGTGATCCGCCTGATTCGACCGGACTTCCTCTTGCTGATCGCCGGCGAAGGCCCGGCCCTGGGCGCTTTGCGCACCATGGCAGTGGAGATGAAACTGGAAGAACACGTCCAATTCGTCGGCTACCTGGCCCGCGACGGCGAGCTGCTGGACTGCTACCGCGCCGCCGATGTCTTTGTATTCGGCTCCACCACCGAGACCCAGGGCCTGGTGCTGCTGGAGGCCATGGCCATGGGACTGCCGGTGGTGGCCATCCCCGCCATGGGGGCTCGCGATATCCTGGCCGCCGAAGAGGGTTGCCTGTGTGCGCGGGACGATGCCGAGGACTTCGCCGAAAAACTGCTGCGCCTGCTACAACAGCCGGCGCTGCGGCAGGCAATGGGAAGCCAGGCGCGATCCTTTGCCCAGTCCTGGAGCGCCCCGGTCATGGCCGAGCGCCTGGCGGGTTTCTACCAGCGGGTGCTGCTTGGCGCGCCCGTGGCGGACACCGGGACAGTGCCCGAGGCTGTTGCCCGGCGCTAG
- a CDS encoding PAS domain S-box protein — MLSATMLSPRAQWSRRFLSAFVPLAMLALLASLWLWRNEREQNLLNLAQRTDLQLAASQRDIANALTESAVDLMLLSNDPAVRLLVGKAPAQWGEQSEQFLNLLAYKSIYAQARLLDLRGRERLRIRLAGGEPYQVNSEGLQDSHDSEYFIEGVGLARGQIYLSALELNRDRGQLEKPYRPTMRLATPMFDVDGNKRGVLVLDLVANQLFERLRAGAPEGSRLSLVDSRGQWLAGGREEDNFSLLTRTGRTLPERSPSVWAKMASGISGHFLDDGGLWNYRRVQPADPAKRPESSRLKLPFVTVDRALDWILLSEHDEDALQPNLADAQRLSLLFGGGALALALVGAILLATQAIRGEAKLAREQIFLGLLEQAPLGVMVLDQAGEGYFFSRNWLNLTALSASLARGHGWWSLFEPADQERMQAALAELAAGQVPPRLEMQLRRADGSRRWVVCMFSAGPGAMLKAIACIISFADIQASKDHAARLATALKLVQGVLDGSGDPILAIDAQMRVSLANPALGQTFGSLYRDAPEPGDQLFDWMARFPTDQGNLLTQFGNALQGKHGQLRLTLGPMRRLFDASFAPLRDDSGELNGAILFARDVTDMARIQARVARSEELFRAVFNGSLDAVFVMEVVKNEAGRIVDFSYVEANQQALAVVNASREYFLGRLLSEIQPLSYELGYFDRYVRSIERGEPFVEEAYLDYLGVVPGWYENRVVPMGWGVTLTSRNITARKQAELVLASNEALQRNIFDSSPYAIVAVGIDGLITLFNKAAEQMLGYSAAELVGRHTPTLFHDNTELARYALELGEQLGETVEPNMQMFMLAARHEPLVREWTYLHREGRRIPVKLTLSVRLDGSGKPAGSMGIAYDVSEQRQVEEERDRLHAVVEALPDMVSMASLDERLIYINLAGRRMRGIAPDEDLVDVHAKRGCTDWSYQLISNIAVPQALAGQPWQGDTQWQLPDGQIIDTRQLLVAPRMNGREPSFTATITHDLSEMRAMEAKMVEEDALLNSILESVQDAIVVINERAEVQALNPAVADLFGYGLHRVMGKPVAMLLPDALADKHTQAFARYIATGEHGSQVIGQRREILGQRQDGSTFPLELTVSEIQLGSKRLFTWVMRDISERKAFEERLLENIDEMRVTQQALNAANEQLLRANTDLGRMAQQDGLTGVANRRAFDQRFAIEWSRAVRMNHPLALLMIDVDHFKKYNDGYGHQLGDECLRKVAQILQASVPRASDFAARYGGEEFVILLPETEADGGLSVAARIRQGLADATIPHAFSPTHAYLTASVGIAAVIPQPGMAADFLLAAADQALYQAKKAGRDRAVVSEQGPGGA; from the coding sequence ATGCTTTCAGCCACCATGCTATCGCCGCGCGCCCAGTGGTCGCGGCGCTTTCTGAGTGCTTTTGTTCCGCTTGCCATGCTGGCTTTACTGGCCAGCCTGTGGCTGTGGCGCAACGAGCGTGAACAGAACCTGCTCAATCTGGCGCAGCGGACCGACCTTCAACTGGCGGCAAGCCAGCGCGATATCGCCAACGCCTTGACCGAGAGCGCGGTCGATCTGATGTTGCTGAGCAACGACCCCGCCGTTCGGCTGCTGGTGGGCAAGGCGCCGGCGCAATGGGGCGAACAGTCCGAGCAATTCCTGAATCTGCTCGCTTACAAGTCCATCTACGCGCAAGCCCGATTGCTGGATCTGCGCGGCCGTGAACGCCTGCGGATCAGGCTCGCGGGCGGCGAGCCCTACCAGGTGAATAGCGAGGGCCTGCAGGACTCGCACGACAGCGAATACTTTATCGAAGGGGTGGGCTTGGCGCGGGGACAGATCTATCTGTCGGCGCTGGAGTTGAATCGCGATAGAGGGCAGCTGGAAAAGCCCTATCGACCCACCATGCGCCTGGCCACGCCGATGTTCGACGTGGACGGTAACAAGCGGGGCGTGCTGGTGCTGGACCTGGTGGCCAACCAGCTTTTTGAACGGTTGCGGGCGGGCGCGCCGGAAGGCAGCCGATTGTCGCTGGTGGATAGTCGCGGCCAGTGGCTTGCCGGTGGCCGGGAGGAGGACAATTTCAGCTTGCTCACCCGCACGGGTAGGACCCTGCCCGAGCGTTCGCCCTCGGTGTGGGCCAAGATGGCCAGTGGTATCAGTGGCCATTTTCTCGATGATGGGGGGCTATGGAACTATCGTCGCGTGCAACCCGCGGACCCGGCCAAGCGACCGGAATCCAGCCGTTTGAAGCTTCCCTTTGTCACGGTGGACCGGGCGCTCGACTGGATACTGCTGAGCGAGCACGATGAAGACGCCCTGCAACCCAACCTCGCCGATGCACAGCGCCTGAGTTTGCTGTTTGGCGGCGGCGCCCTGGCCCTGGCCCTGGTGGGCGCCATCCTGTTGGCCACCCAGGCCATTCGCGGCGAAGCCAAGCTGGCCCGGGAGCAGATCTTCCTTGGCTTGCTGGAGCAGGCACCGCTGGGCGTCATGGTGCTGGACCAGGCGGGCGAGGGGTATTTCTTCAGCCGCAACTGGTTGAATCTGACGGCGCTAAGCGCTTCCCTGGCGCGTGGGCACGGCTGGTGGTCGCTGTTCGAACCGGCCGATCAGGAACGGATGCAAGCGGCCTTGGCCGAGCTGGCGGCTGGGCAAGTGCCGCCTCGCCTGGAGATGCAATTGCGGCGTGCCGATGGTAGCCGGCGTTGGGTTGTCTGCATGTTCTCGGCGGGACCCGGCGCCATGCTGAAGGCGATCGCCTGCATCATCAGTTTCGCCGACATCCAGGCCAGCAAGGACCATGCAGCCCGCCTGGCCACCGCCCTCAAGTTGGTGCAGGGCGTGCTGGACGGCAGCGGCGATCCCATCCTGGCCATCGATGCCCAGATGCGGGTTTCCCTGGCCAACCCGGCCTTGGGGCAGACCTTCGGCTCGCTCTATCGCGATGCGCCGGAGCCCGGTGATCAGCTATTCGACTGGATGGCGCGCTTCCCCACCGACCAGGGCAATCTGCTGACCCAGTTCGGCAATGCACTGCAAGGCAAGCATGGCCAGCTGCGGTTAACCCTGGGGCCCATGCGGCGTCTGTTCGATGCCTCCTTCGCGCCCTTGCGCGACGATAGCGGCGAATTGAACGGCGCCATCCTGTTTGCCCGCGACGTAACCGATATGGCGCGCATCCAGGCCCGGGTGGCGCGCAGCGAGGAACTGTTCCGAGCGGTATTCAATGGCAGCCTGGACGCGGTCTTCGTGATGGAGGTGGTGAAGAATGAAGCCGGCCGCATCGTCGATTTCAGCTATGTCGAAGCCAACCAGCAAGCCTTGGCGGTGGTCAATGCGTCGCGCGAATACTTCCTGGGCCGGCTCCTGTCCGAAATCCAGCCATTGAGCTATGAACTGGGCTATTTCGATCGTTATGTCAGGTCGATCGAGCGGGGCGAGCCCTTTGTCGAGGAAGCCTATCTCGACTACCTGGGCGTGGTACCCGGCTGGTACGAGAACCGGGTGGTGCCGATGGGTTGGGGGGTGACGCTGACCAGCCGCAATATCACCGCACGCAAGCAAGCCGAACTCGTCTTGGCCAGCAATGAGGCATTGCAACGGAATATCTTCGACTCTTCCCCCTACGCCATTGTCGCGGTCGGTATCGATGGCTTGATCACCCTGTTCAACAAGGCCGCCGAGCAGATGCTGGGCTACAGTGCGGCCGAGCTGGTCGGCCGCCACACGCCCACGCTGTTCCACGACAATACCGAACTGGCGCGTTATGCCCTTGAGCTGGGCGAGCAGCTTGGCGAGACGGTCGAACCGAATATGCAGATGTTCATGCTGGCGGCCCGCCACGAGCCCCTAGTGCGGGAATGGACGTATCTGCATCGCGAGGGCCGCCGCATTCCGGTCAAGCTCACCCTCTCGGTCAGGTTGGACGGCAGCGGCAAGCCGGCCGGCAGCATGGGCATTGCCTACGATGTCAGCGAACAAAGGCAGGTCGAAGAGGAGCGCGACCGGCTCCATGCCGTGGTGGAGGCTTTGCCGGACATGGTGTCGATGGCCTCGCTGGATGAACGCCTTATCTATATCAATCTGGCCGGTAGGCGTATGCGCGGCATCGCGCCCGACGAAGACTTGGTCGATGTGCATGCCAAGCGTGGCTGCACCGACTGGTCCTACCAGTTGATCAGCAATATCGCCGTCCCGCAGGCCCTGGCCGGCCAACCCTGGCAGGGCGATACCCAGTGGCAGCTGCCGGACGGCCAGATCATCGATACCCGCCAGCTACTGGTCGCGCCACGCATGAATGGCCGAGAACCGAGCTTTACCGCCACCATCACCCACGATCTCAGTGAAATGCGGGCGATGGAAGCCAAGATGGTCGAGGAGGATGCCCTGCTGAATTCCATCCTGGAAAGCGTGCAGGACGCCATCGTGGTGATCAATGAGCGGGCGGAGGTGCAGGCGCTCAACCCGGCGGTGGCGGACCTGTTCGGTTACGGCTTGCACCGCGTGATGGGCAAGCCGGTAGCCATGCTGCTGCCTGATGCGCTGGCCGACAAGCATACCCAGGCGTTCGCCCGCTATATCGCAACCGGCGAACACGGCAGCCAGGTGATCGGCCAACGGCGCGAAATCCTTGGCCAGCGCCAGGACGGCAGCACCTTTCCGCTGGAACTGACCGTCAGCGAGATCCAGTTGGGCAGTAAGCGCCTGTTCACCTGGGTGATGCGCGATATTTCCGAGCGCAAAGCCTTCGAGGAGCGCCTGCTGGAAAATATCGACGAGATGCGGGTCACCCAGCAGGCGCTCAATGCCGCCAATGAGCAACTGCTGCGCGCCAATACCGATTTGGGCCGCATGGCCCAGCAGGATGGTCTCACCGGCGTGGCCAACCGGCGCGCCTTCGACCAGCGCTTTGCCATCGAATGGAGCCGGGCCGTCCGGATGAACCATCCCCTGGCCCTGCTGATGATCGATGTGGACCATTTCAAGAAGTACAACGACGGCTATGGTCACCAGCTGGGCGATGAATGCCTGCGCAAGGTTGCCCAGATACTGCAGGCTTCCGTACCGCGCGCCAGTGATTTTGCTGCGCGCTATGGCGGTGAGGAATTCGTCATCCTCTTGCCCGAGACCGAAGCTGACGGCGGGCTATCCGTCGCAGCCCGGATCCGGCAAGGCCTGGCCGATGCCACCATTCCGCATGCATTCTCACCCACCCACGCCTATCTGACCGCCAGTGTCGGCATCGCGGCCGTGATACCGCAACCCGGCATGGCGGCCGATTTCCTGCTGGCTGCGGCCGACCAGGCGCTTTACCAAGCGAAGAAGGCAGGGCGCGACCGCGCCGTGGTCAGCGAGCAAGGGCCAGGCGGCGCCTGA
- a CDS encoding TetR/AcrR family transcriptional regulator translates to MNRSATPASIELDTQEARQRALLALRGLTAGKSAGEVNYGEIAAAAGLPWQTVKRLLGPRDGFAALLNGAAPEPVDTRDRILDAAARIFAQKSYQGASLDEVAADAGLTKGAVYWHFKSKSDLFFALLDSRFQQEYDEHLPEALAHEATHADPKEGLKAVLGSVVGRVKDDPDWPRLFLEFMGQARDPDVRQRLASAYQDAWRMSAGLIAHQHQLRGQTPPADPELLAIFWSALMDGLIISWLVNPERIQLDTLMPRLVDMLWRGLEPQSHDSPKE, encoded by the coding sequence TTGAATCGTTCAGCCACCCCCGCCTCGATCGAACTGGATACGCAGGAAGCGCGCCAGCGCGCCCTGCTTGCGCTACGCGGACTTACCGCAGGGAAGTCCGCCGGCGAGGTGAACTATGGCGAAATCGCTGCCGCCGCAGGCTTGCCCTGGCAGACGGTCAAACGGCTGTTGGGTCCGCGCGACGGTTTTGCCGCCTTGCTCAACGGCGCCGCGCCAGAACCCGTCGATACCCGCGACCGCATCCTGGATGCCGCGGCACGCATCTTCGCCCAGAAAAGTTACCAGGGCGCGTCGCTGGACGAGGTGGCGGCCGATGCCGGGCTGACCAAGGGTGCGGTCTATTGGCATTTCAAGAGCAAGAGCGATCTGTTCTTTGCCTTGCTCGACAGCCGCTTCCAGCAGGAATACGACGAACATCTGCCGGAAGCCTTGGCGCACGAGGCCACCCACGCCGATCCGAAGGAAGGCCTGAAAGCGGTACTGGGCAGTGTGGTCGGGCGCGTCAAGGACGATCCGGACTGGCCACGGCTGTTTCTCGAGTTCATGGGCCAGGCCCGCGATCCCGATGTGCGCCAGCGGCTGGCCAGCGCCTACCAGGATGCCTGGCGCATGTCGGCCGGCCTGATCGCCCACCAGCACCAGCTGCGCGGCCAGACCCCGCCGGCCGATCCTGAGCTGCTGGCCATTTTCTGGAGTGCCTTGATGGACGGCCTGATCATTTCCTGGCTGGTCAATCCCGAACGCATCCAGCTCGACACCCTGATGCCTCGCCTGGTCGACATGCTGTGGCGCGGTCTCGAACCCCAATCCCATGATTCTCCCAAGGAGTAG
- a CDS encoding efflux RND transporter periplasmic adaptor subunit, giving the protein MPALLARFKRRPLLIGAATVLVVGGIIASQSGRAAPDASKAAKPPVVLELASSDVVRVADASLIRPLALSGSLNPVRQTAINAEVEGVVAAVLVRPGEVVKAGQVLARFETSDLNQLLATRQANQARARAEMQLAQKNSERNADLLKQGFISPNSYDQSESSLAVAVAQFKAEEAQTALARKALGDSAVRAPFGGIVSDRKVEPGSRVNMTQHLFSVVDLDEMEFEAAVPVNALAAVKVGQHMTLTVEGYPGKQLGGRVERIAPVADSASRMVPIYVRLQNPDGLLKGGQFVQGELALARADHAATLPFGAIRGLHGPAPHVMAVENGKAVSRPVRLGLLNELSKQVVVESGVPVGALVIIAKVENIKAGQAVKLPPAKS; this is encoded by the coding sequence ATGCCTGCCCTGCTAGCCCGTTTCAAGCGCCGCCCGCTGCTTATCGGCGCGGCAACCGTCCTGGTCGTAGGCGGGATTATTGCCAGCCAGTCCGGCCGCGCGGCGCCCGACGCATCCAAGGCAGCCAAGCCGCCGGTGGTACTGGAACTGGCCTCGTCGGACGTCGTCCGCGTGGCGGACGCCAGCCTGATCCGGCCCTTGGCCTTGTCGGGCAGCCTCAATCCGGTGCGGCAGACCGCCATCAATGCCGAAGTCGAAGGCGTGGTGGCCGCTGTGCTGGTGCGCCCTGGCGAGGTGGTCAAAGCCGGCCAGGTCCTGGCCCGTTTCGAGACCAGCGACCTGAACCAATTGCTGGCCACCCGCCAGGCCAACCAGGCCCGTGCACGCGCCGAAATGCAGCTGGCGCAGAAGAACAGCGAGCGCAACGCCGATCTATTGAAGCAAGGCTTTATCTCGCCCAATAGCTACGACCAGTCGGAAAGCAGCCTGGCGGTCGCCGTGGCCCAGTTCAAGGCGGAGGAGGCGCAAACCGCCCTGGCGCGTAAAGCGCTGGGCGATAGCGCGGTGCGGGCGCCTTTCGGCGGCATCGTGTCGGATCGAAAGGTCGAGCCTGGTTCACGCGTCAATATGACCCAGCATCTATTCAGCGTGGTCGATCTGGATGAAATGGAGTTCGAAGCCGCCGTGCCGGTCAATGCCCTGGCTGCCGTGAAGGTCGGCCAGCACATGACCCTGACCGTGGAAGGCTACCCCGGCAAGCAGTTGGGCGGCCGAGTAGAACGGATCGCCCCGGTGGCGGACAGCGCCTCGCGCATGGTGCCCATCTATGTACGCCTGCAAAATCCGGACGGCTTGCTCAAGGGTGGCCAATTCGTCCAGGGCGAACTGGCCCTGGCGCGAGCCGACCATGCCGCCACCTTGCCATTCGGCGCCATCCGCGGCCTGCATGGCCCTGCCCCCCATGTCATGGCGGTCGAGAACGGCAAGGCCGTTTCGCGGCCGGTGCGCCTGGGCCTGCTGAACGAGCTGAGCAAGCAGGTCGTGGTGGAAAGCGGCGTGCCGGTCGGCGCCCTGGTCATCATCGCCAAGGTCGAAAACATCAAGGCGGGCCAGGCGGTCAAGCTGCCACCAGCCAAATCCTAG